Genomic DNA from Corticium candelabrum chromosome 5, ooCorCand1.1, whole genome shotgun sequence:
tatCAGATATCAAAGCATCATTTGAGAAAATAAATTTAGCTATTTGTAATAGAAAGTGTGAGCTCTATTGTCCAAGTGGGTCTTTTGATAGCCAGGTTGAAATTCCAGTAATTGATGGCACAGAAATACTATTGtctattccccgtaagtgtgaactcggaagtgagtaatgaagtagaggtcacaccagttgtgctcattagagcactaggagctgctccagttggaccatgttacaccaattatcttaaatggtttcagttgctgatctgttggtcttacaagataattgggtaataaccattgctccacctgtttgtctttgatatgcacaagtaatATCCTTCCGTTTTGTTTGTAGGAAAGGTtcagataatttgataaacagaaatgccagacctagcggtttctaacgataccaagatcatcacGGAAGTCctaaaaacagcggagatattagTGATTTTtgaagttcacacttatggggaacagacagtaggaaCATCAATTGGAAGTCCAAGTTATGTGGAGTCAAAATGTGTTGAGATTTATAAGTCTGGCCAAGATCTATGCACGAAGTTAACTGCATTGGATAATTCACAGAGTGCACTACTACTTTTACAACATTGTCATGTACCAAGGATAAACCACCTAGCTAGATCAGTTCTTGTCTTCAACCTGCTGCAAAGATCCATGATGAATTGACTAGAACTACATTTAACGATATTTTGAAGTTAGAGTCAATTGATGAGTGCAAGTGGAGACAAGCTACTCTAAAAATCAAGCATGGAGATTTtgggttgatatcaacagaatCATCAAACATTGCCTTTGTAGCAAGTTGGGCTCACAGTATTCATGAGTTACCTCTCCGCTTCCCAAGCTTGCAAGAATCTGTTGATACTGTTCACTCAACAGACCTAGAACTACTATCTCAATCATTGGCATATCATTTAAACTCAGCTTTTTTGTCCTTACCTTTGTCTCCATCTTTGAATGACAATTTGGGAAATGCTCCAAATCTTTGTGATTTGTCTTTAAATCCTGTGAAGCTTCAACAATGAATTAGTCAAGGAATCGACAAACTAAGGGCAGATTTGATCTTAGATGATGCAAAAGGTGCTAGAGATGCTGCCAGGTTACGATCTCTACAAGGAAGAGGTGCAGGAGCTTGGTTAGAATCAGACCCTACTTTGGAAAGTTTGCAATGAATAAGAATGAATTTCAGATAGCGGCTTTTCTGAGAATAGGACAAGCGATTGCCTTTAATTATTGTGTAACACATTGTGACTGTGGCAGGGAAATGGATGCTGATGGTTACTATCTCCTCACTTGTAAGCTTGGTGGAGGCCCTGTGTGGGAACACAATAATCTTGTGGCAGAGTGGTGTCAGTGTCTCAGGGACTTGCAACTGCATCACAATAAAGAACCTAAGAATCAATatacagtaggacctcaaagatacgaacaccaGACAACCGAACTGACCGGTCAACCGAACAGCATGCTCTAGCGCGAGCGCGCGCTCTTGCAAAAATTTGATCACGTAATGTAgccacgcgcacgcgcactttTGAGGCGTGGCCTAGCGCTAGCCACGTGGTAGCTGATCCAAGATGGAGGCAAAGGACAAGCCTAAGAGAAAGCGAGTCAATTTATCTATTGAACAAAAGATCGAGATTCTTGAGAAGCTGGACAGAGGTATTTCTAATACAGCTATTGCTTCTGAATATAGCATTGGAAAATCCACAGTAACTGATATACAGAAATCTAGGAGCAAAATTACTCAGTTTGCCGTTGAAGCTAAAGACAGCAGTAGTTTTAAGAAGCGTTGCATTGTTAGGAGAGCTGATGATGACCAATTTGACAAGGCCATGCACCTTTGGTTCACACAAGAACGGCACAAAGGCACTCCTCTGAGTGGGGTTGTTGTCATGGAGAAAGCCAGGCTGATGCACCAGCAAATGTATCCAGATCGGTCACCAGATGATTTCAAGGCTAGCACTGGTTGGCTTCATAGATTCAAGCAGAGGCATGGTATTCGTCAACTAAGCATGCAGGGAGAGTCTCTTTCAGCTAATCCTCAGTCTGCTGAAGCATTCAAGCTGTCTTTGCATAAATATATTGAAGATCATAAGCTTTCCATCCATCAGATCTTTAATTGTGATGAGACAGGTCTGTGTTGGCGCCTGCTGCCGAACAAAACCCTGGCAGATGGTTCTGAAAAGGCTGCAAAGAATTGCAAATCCCCTAAAGATCGGGTAACATTGATGGCAACTGCCAATGTCAGTGGAGATATGCGTAGCCCTCTGGTCTTTATTCACAAGAGCGCTAAGCCTCGCTGTTTTTCAGGGGTCAACATGTCATCTCTACCAGTCCATTATTATAGCCAAAAAAGTGCCTGGATGGATCAATCAATTTTCTTGGACTGGTTTTTCAAGCACTTTGTACCAGAGGTGAAGC
This window encodes:
- the LOC134179507 gene encoding jerky protein homolog-like isoform X1, encoding MEAKDKPKRKRVNLSIEQKIEILEKLDRGISNTAIASEYSIGKSTVTDIQKSRSKITQFAVEAKDSSSFKKRCIVRRADDDQFDKAMHLWFTQERHKGTPLSGVVVMEKARLMHQQMYPDRSPDDFKASTGWLHRFKQRHGIRQLSMQGESLSANPQSAEAFKLSLHKYIEDHKLSIHQIFNCDETGLCWRLLPNKTLADGSEKAAKNCKSPKDRVTLMATANVSGDMRSPLVFIHKSAKPRCFSGVNMSSLPVHYYSQKSAWMDQSIFLDWFFKHFVPEVKRYLKSKSLPLQALLIMDNAPSHPSVEALSSEGMSCMFLPPNVTSLVQPMDQGVLENLKRRYKRELMRKLLLQSESSEDSFISFSKKLTIKDAVYLSAKSWNEIPEVSLCRAWNKLGFGGRSMGDASRIDASESEEEITFEVCSQLGINEEEMEQWLLADKDETGSQSLTDEEIIDSVQVQDPSDSEDEAEHTDVAKISHTKAVDCFSVCLEWLEQQPEATPMNLMLLRELLDLAGQKRGSALKQKTMDCYFSNP